GCCGCCTAGATGCAAGACCACGCGCTCCTCCGGCGACTGGTCGATGGACAGCCGCCCGGCCTTGACGCGGAGTCTCATATGGCCCGCCTCCGGAGCGCCTCTGCCAGGAGATTGCCCTCCGGGGTGAGGACATAGACGTTGGAGTAGCCCCCGACGGTCTTGGTCTTGAGGGCTATCGGATGGTGCGCTATGATCAACTCCTCCATCATGCTCTCGAGCAGAGCGTACAGAACGGTGCGGGTGATGTGCAGGGCCTCAACCATGCGTGCCACGGTCCGGGGGAGCGCCTTGACGTCGTACTTGCTCTCCGGCAACGGCAGGTCCTGGGCCAGGTAGAGGATGATCCTCTCACGGTCATCCAGCTCGATGGTGACCTCTCTGTGCTGGGCCCTGAGTATCATGGTCCGGCCTCCGCCACGTGGTGCTCCTCCATGACCTTGACGATGCAGATGCTCGGCCAGCCCTGGGCAGTGTTCATCAGGGCGGTAAGCTTTTTCTTATGCACCTCCAGCGCGGCCCGGGCCTTTGTGAGCGAGATGTACGGACCCAGCGTTAGCATGTTGATGCCGCCGATGGGGGAAGGGCGAGGGACCTGAACGTAATATTTCGCGCCAGTGGTCAACGTTCCTCACCCCGCACGAGCCTGTAAACGAACAGGCCGCCCCCGGCCCGCTTGGTCTCGATCGTGTAGCCGCCGTTCTCCTCCTTACGCAGGTTCCGGATCTGGGCGCTCACGGACGGTTCCGGGGCGTCTATGAGCTGGGCGATGGCGGCGACGGTATGCCAGCGCCCGTCCTCGAGGACGTGCCTTACACGTTCGAGCTGAGTGGTGAGGCGTGCGCCATCCTGCGCCTCGTCGTAATATGCCCCGTCAATGCGGGCGGACATCACGAGCCCACCTCCGCGAGCTCCCTCTCAAACCTCCGCAGCTCCCGCTCCTTCGTCCTCCTCGCCGCGTGGACCCTATCGGCCATCGCCTCGGCAGCTGCTGCCCTGCGTCTTAGCTTCCTCTCGACCCTCTTAAGCTTGGAGATCTCACGGCCGACCCGGATGCGGTGCTGCTGCGCGAACAGGGCGAGGGGATCCTGGAGCTTGGACAAAGGTTGGACATCGTTGGATGAGGTCTGCCTCTGGCTTAGTACCGGTTCCTGGACGTCGTTGGACTCTACCTGGGCCGTTAGCATTACGGCTGCAATCTTCTGGTCCGCGCTCAACGGTGGCACCGTGTCGTCTATCGGCTCCGGCCCCTCCGTCAGCTGTTGGTCACTTCCTGGAGGATCCCGGGCGATATCGAGCACCATGGTTTCGACGGGCGTCGATGGCTCCTCCATTCGCTCCTTGCGCTTCTTGGTGGCCACTCCCGGCGGTGTCCTGTGGTCCGGGTTCTCCTTGCAGTAGTTCTCGTGCTGCCACAGGTACTTCTCCACGATCTTCCCGCAGAACTGGCACTTGTTCTTTGGCCTCGCCTCTAGGGGGAACCAGTCGGGCGCCGCCCTGTCGGCATCTGGGTCCGGGGTCGGTATCTCGCCGGCATCGATCTTCCGCTCGTACCCTGCGAGACGGTCCTTCTGCGCTGGTGGGGAGACCCCCTTGGCCTTCATCGGCCCCGGGCACGGGTAGTACATGCAGTAGCCCTTGCCGTTCCACGCGCTGTTTATGACATGCTCCTCGACGAGGCTCTTGAGGATGCTCTCGACGGCGGAGCGCTTTATGCCGGTGCCTATG
The nucleotide sequence above comes from Methanomassiliicoccus sp.. Encoded proteins:
- a CDS encoding DUF4102 domain-containing protein; translation: MTTGAKYYVQVPRPSPIGGINMLTLGPYISLTKARAALEVHKKKLTALMNTAQGWPSICIVKVMEEHHVAEAGP
- a CDS encoding Rrf2 family transcriptional regulator, whose amino-acid sequence is MSARIDGAYYDEAQDGARLTTQLERVRHVLEDGRWHTVAAIAQLIDAPEPSVSAQIRNLRKEENGGYTIETKRAGGGLFVYRLVRGEER